The Clostridium sp. AWRP genome has a window encoding:
- a CDS encoding cell wall-binding repeat-containing protein, with the protein MKKILSKLIVFLFVVGIAVSGFGSNVYADSTKSSSSSKDTSVAITKDRLSGSDRIETSLKISQSGWKNGSDTVIIAQGYGYADALCAAPLAKKNNAPIILSNKDSISGSTIIELKRLKAKKAFVIGGTGSLSDNITAQLKSIGIKDTERLGGSDRYETSIKIAKSIGSTDSAVVASGNGYADSLSIAPIAASKGMPILLVGSIGIPDVVNNYIKGMNIKNTYVVGGTAVIGDNVKNLLPNAKRLGGATRFDTNLAILENFKSDLKFDDVYIAEGNGTNGDEFADALSGSALAAQKCSPIVLIYKTISTNTANFIKSNMSKDTVLTALGGTLVVPDAVLGGIEDLFNGKTPSAGIGDPTAPTASTTPTTTGGSTTAATTGKFKLIITKDNGKQILKSFDMDTSNLPFTQSSDKENKDNVNSWTYLEKVAAITKLQGPGFINGIQLKDPSNSPNILNVFLKDMPIAERQAGYFGIDWFIYKDGVMAKEDKGHGLTTGNLPQTANRYITPVGALNVYPYPGDTLIFDYHKWDWHSLVAPNYSGAIPLELHKIPTTIQAGQSFKLQVQVVYRGIYNVSVKVDGQEVAKTDIDGYATISINNPGTHKITAEKDGGIVEKTITVSGGGSSGGNNPPENDTQLVTIDGTKNQGLNLTITEKTDGTIKIDGSSKYNNDYITINLYDSKGNLVYVNQCSNGAMNLSTNLSSGDYTGVIKASSTDKVNVPQFSVK; encoded by the coding sequence ATGAAAAAAATTTTAAGCAAACTTATTGTATTTTTATTTGTAGTTGGTATAGCTGTATCTGGATTTGGATCTAATGTATATGCTGACTCTACTAAAAGTAGTTCATCTAGTAAAGATACTAGCGTAGCAATAACTAAGGACAGGCTTTCTGGAAGTGATAGAATAGAAACTTCACTCAAGATAAGTCAAAGTGGGTGGAAAAATGGATCAGATACAGTAATTATAGCACAGGGGTATGGATATGCGGATGCACTTTGTGCTGCACCACTTGCTAAAAAGAACAATGCACCTATAATTCTTTCCAACAAAGATTCAATAAGTGGCAGTACTATAATTGAGCTTAAAAGACTTAAAGCTAAAAAGGCATTTGTAATAGGGGGAACAGGTTCTTTATCAGATAATATCACAGCTCAACTTAAAAGTATTGGAATAAAGGATACTGAAAGACTTGGCGGGTCAGATAGATATGAAACTTCAATTAAAATAGCAAAAAGTATTGGAAGTACTGATAGTGCTGTAGTTGCCTCAGGAAATGGTTATGCAGACAGCCTTTCTATAGCACCTATAGCTGCAAGTAAAGGAATGCCGATACTTTTAGTTGGTAGTATTGGTATTCCAGATGTAGTAAACAATTATATAAAAGGTATGAACATAAAAAATACTTATGTAGTAGGTGGAACTGCTGTTATAGGAGATAATGTAAAAAATTTATTACCAAATGCCAAAAGATTAGGAGGAGCTACAAGATTTGATACAAACCTTGCTATATTAGAAAACTTTAAATCTGATCTTAAATTTGATGATGTGTATATTGCAGAGGGAAATGGAACAAATGGTGATGAATTTGCAGATGCTTTATCAGGGTCAGCTCTTGCAGCTCAAAAATGTTCACCTATAGTGCTTATTTATAAAACAATAAGTACTAATACTGCAAACTTTATAAAATCAAATATGTCCAAAGATACTGTCCTTACGGCTTTAGGGGGTACATTAGTAGTTCCTGATGCAGTTTTAGGTGGTATCGAAGATTTATTCAATGGCAAAACTCCTAGTGCTGGCATAGGAGATCCAACTGCTCCAACTGCGTCAACTACTCCAACTACTACTGGAGGTAGCACTACAGCAGCTACTACAGGAAAATTTAAGTTAATAATAACTAAGGATAATGGAAAGCAAATTCTAAAGTCCTTTGATATGGACACCAGCAATTTACCATTTACGCAGAGTTCAGATAAAGAAAATAAGGACAATGTAAATTCATGGACTTATTTAGAAAAGGTAGCTGCTATAACTAAACTTCAAGGACCGGGATTTATAAACGGTATACAACTGAAAGATCCTTCAAATTCTCCAAATATATTAAATGTATTTCTTAAGGATATGCCTATTGCAGAAAGGCAGGCAGGTTATTTTGGTATAGACTGGTTTATATATAAAGATGGAGTAATGGCTAAAGAGGATAAAGGTCACGGTCTTACAACAGGTAATCTTCCACAAACTGCCAATAGATATATTACACCAGTTGGAGCACTTAATGTATATCCATATCCAGGAGATACACTGATTTTTGACTATCACAAGTGGGATTGGCATTCACTAGTAGCACCTAATTATTCGGGAGCAATTCCTCTTGAGTTACATAAAATACCAACTACAATTCAAGCAGGACAATCTTTTAAATTACAGGTACAGGTAGTATATAGGGGAATCTACAATGTAAGTGTAAAGGTAGATGGACAAGAAGTGGCAAAAACAGATATAGATGGATATGCAACTATATCTATAAATAATCCAGGAACCCATAAGATAACTGCCGAAAAAGATGGTGGAATTGTTGAGAAAACAATAACTGTTTCAGGAGGAGGAAGCAGTGGAGGAAATAATCCACCTGAAAATGATACACAACTTGTAACAATAGATGGAACTAAGAACCAGGGTTTAAATTTAACTATCACTGAGAAAACAGATGGAACTATAAAAATAGACGGAAGCAGCAAATACAATAATGATTACATTACTATAAATTTGTATGACAGCAAAGGTAACTTAGTTTATGTAAATCAGTGCTCAAATGGAGCTATGAATTTAAGTACAAATCTTTCATCTGGAGATTATACAGGAGTTATAAAGGCTTCCAGTACTGATAAGGTAAACGTACCACAATTTAGTGTAAAATAA
- a CDS encoding Ig-like domain-containing protein, with the protein MKDFKLKSVAVVTVMFMILGMIGSEGITVFADSAVHVTSVSITPSYINDRTKLIEGSTIQLTAKVYPANATNKNIIWSSSNDAAASVDKDGKVTINGGDAPGGVTIKATSEDENKSATCWLPAIYAKTTKLTVDKSKDYTVVEGQTIYSGDISIKREPSNAAYPKLSTSDPSVVSIDSRNNIKGLKAGTAVVTVAADGGASSIKDCFVVTVKPVVLPTEITLDKTSASVGVKGSITLNAAVKPENATDENLDWSSSDQSIATVSYFGGVVTGVKEGTAIITAKSSDGNVAASCEVTVTPNIPVTGIKLDKTSVSLVEGQTLQLNAAVAPDNATVKNVNWTAPFGGPVSVNWSTGLITAESPGTAIVTAISKDNSSVTESCSVTVVPKNPVEEIKLDKTKGTLIEGSTFDLTSNIHINPENATYKDVNFTSSDTSIATVSDAGIITAIKTGTAVITITSQDNNSVKAEYTVVVNPKVPATGITLNKSQGTLLAGQVLQLVPTLQPVNTTDENVKWSTSDSNIATVDDYGIVKGIKGGTATITAATEDGQKSASCTITVSEKVPITAINLDKAEGSLVVGSCIYLGETAHVQPENATYKTVKWISSDSDVARVFNDYSGAVTGVKEGTATITAVSNDDNTIKAEYKLTVIPKISVTGITLDKTDETLSAGNSIKLVPTIQPDNAADKNVTWASSDTSIATVDRDGKVTGVSAGGPVVITATTEDGKETATCNITVTKKVDVTGVTLDISSKDLEVGDEFQLIPTVNPDNASNKNVTWSSSDTTIGSVDENGKVKALKAGKVDITVTTDDSKKTAVCSVNVNDKDLKDKTIELTNLTKTSNEDGSFNLGQDAKISINAKNVSSKDVSVKFKIALYDDSDKIIKYSSAEKSIKNGSSDILTGTIRIPADGKFKIKAFVCDDSMNPLSDIIEIPVK; encoded by the coding sequence GTGAAAGATTTTAAGTTAAAAAGTGTAGCAGTAGTTACGGTAATGTTTATGATACTAGGCATGATTGGTAGTGAAGGCATTACAGTTTTTGCAGATAGTGCAGTACATGTAACTAGTGTAAGTATAACTCCATCTTATATAAATGATAGGACAAAGTTAATAGAGGGAAGTACTATTCAATTAACAGCAAAAGTATATCCAGCCAATGCCACTAATAAAAATATTATTTGGTCCAGTAGTAATGATGCTGCTGCATCTGTGGATAAGGATGGAAAAGTAACTATAAATGGCGGAGATGCTCCTGGGGGTGTAACCATAAAAGCTACTTCAGAAGATGAAAATAAATCAGCAACTTGTTGGCTGCCAGCTATATATGCTAAGACAACTAAATTGACTGTGGATAAATCTAAAGATTATACCGTAGTAGAAGGTCAAACTATATATAGTGGCGATATATCTATAAAAAGGGAACCTTCAAATGCTGCTTACCCTAAACTTTCGACTAGTGATCCATCTGTAGTTTCTATAGATAGTCGTAATAATATTAAAGGGTTAAAAGCAGGAACTGCAGTTGTAACAGTTGCTGCAGATGGAGGAGCAAGTAGTATTAAGGATTGTTTTGTAGTTACTGTAAAACCGGTAGTTCTGCCAACAGAAATTACTTTGGACAAAACAAGTGCATCTGTAGGAGTAAAGGGAAGTATTACATTAAATGCAGCTGTAAAACCCGAAAATGCTACTGACGAAAATTTAGATTGGTCAAGCAGTGATCAATCAATAGCTACCGTAAGTTATTTTGGTGGTGTAGTTACAGGAGTGAAAGAAGGTACAGCTATCATAACAGCTAAAAGTTCTGATGGTAATGTAGCGGCTTCTTGTGAAGTTACGGTAACACCCAATATTCCTGTAACAGGGATAAAACTGGATAAAACAAGTGTATCTCTAGTAGAAGGTCAAACTCTTCAATTAAATGCTGCTGTAGCACCGGATAATGCTACGGTTAAGAATGTAAATTGGACAGCACCTTTTGGTGGACCTGTGTCAGTAAATTGGAGCACTGGATTGATTACTGCAGAGAGTCCGGGAACAGCTATTGTAACTGCAATATCTAAAGATAACAGCAGCGTTACGGAATCGTGTTCAGTAACTGTTGTACCTAAAAACCCTGTAGAGGAGATAAAATTGGACAAAACTAAGGGAACTCTAATAGAAGGATCTACTTTTGATCTAACCTCTAATATACATATAAATCCAGAAAATGCAACTTATAAGGATGTTAACTTTACGAGCAGTGACACTAGTATAGCAACTGTAAGTGATGCTGGTATTATAACTGCAATCAAAACAGGTACAGCAGTTATAACTATAACTTCTCAAGACAATAATAGTGTTAAAGCCGAATATACAGTTGTAGTGAATCCTAAAGTACCTGCAACGGGAATAACCTTAAATAAAAGTCAAGGAACGCTGCTTGCTGGACAAGTATTGCAGTTAGTTCCAACTTTACAACCGGTTAATACTACAGATGAAAATGTAAAATGGTCTACTAGTGACAGCAATATAGCTACTGTGGATGATTATGGAATTGTAAAAGGGATTAAAGGAGGAACAGCAACTATAACAGCAGCTACAGAAGATGGTCAAAAAAGTGCATCTTGTACCATAACTGTAAGTGAAAAAGTTCCAATAACAGCGATAAATTTGGATAAAGCAGAAGGTTCTTTAGTTGTAGGAAGTTGTATATATTTAGGTGAAACTGCACATGTGCAGCCAGAAAATGCTACATATAAGACTGTAAAATGGATTAGTAGTGATTCAGATGTGGCAAGGGTATTTAATGACTATTCAGGAGCGGTAACAGGAGTAAAAGAAGGAACTGCAACTATAACTGCTGTTTCTAATGATGATAATACTATAAAGGCCGAGTACAAATTGACTGTAATTCCAAAAATTTCTGTTACAGGTATAACATTGGACAAAACTGATGAAACATTATCAGCAGGAAATAGCATTAAACTTGTACCAACTATACAGCCAGACAATGCTGCAGATAAAAATGTAACCTGGGCAAGTAGTGATACTAGTATAGCAACTGTGGATAGAGATGGAAAAGTGACAGGAGTAAGTGCAGGGGGTCCAGTAGTAATAACGGCTACTACAGAAGATGGAAAAGAGACAGCAACTTGTAATATAACTGTAACTAAAAAAGTGGATGTAACGGGTGTAACTCTTGATATATCAAGCAAGGATTTGGAAGTAGGGGATGAGTTCCAGTTGATACCTACTGTAAATCCAGACAATGCCAGCAATAAAAACGTAACTTGGTCAAGTAGTGATACTACTATAGGTTCAGTTGATGAAAATGGTAAGGTAAAAGCACTTAAAGCGGGTAAGGTAGATATAACGGTAACTACAGACGATAGTAAGAAAACTGCAGTCTGCAGTGTTAATGTTAATGATAAAGATTTAAAAGATAAAACGATAGAATTAACCAACCTTACAAAGACTTCTAATGAGGATGGAAGCTTTAATCTGGGTCAGGATGCAAAAATCAGTATAAATGCTAAAAATGTTTCAAGTAAGGATGTGTCAGTTAAATTTAAAATAGCATTGTATGATGATTCAGATAAAATTATAAAATATTCATCTGCAGAGAAGAGTATAAAAAATGGATCTTCTGATATCCTTACAGGTACTATAAGAATTCCAGCAGATGGTAAATTCAAAATAAAAGCTTTTGTTTGTGATGATTCGATGAATCCACTTTCAGATATTATTGAAATACCTGTTAAGTGA
- a CDS encoding DUF58 domain-containing protein: MYRKIISYIVVLLLLLLPGFYLKNPFGYLPCIFFLMASVFSLLYVLALRKAIVFLQPVNNMSCERNMKKQFSVVIQNKWFLACSRITFRFYRNNLFGQVSQVNDINTTLSPKEKKTFNFDIKFNHLGTYEAGISSVRIYDLLGIFYLTYKDFNKSYITVKPHCFDVDNLDFYDVAGKQISLSVSKSKMESDDYSGVRQYMLGDPIKNIHWKISAHTREYMVRTFESYASKGVSVYMDFEAKAYSNEILLSIYDCIVETAYSVANYVLGQKECVELIYNKDGSAQTLLPRNRLDMDDMILNFSGISPVHDNQLVEMFEDNATRQYGLDVIIVCTPNLNGTLVEYLIEARMLRKKVYLFYISPKSKKENFSDDEKSMLNDLTSSEVNYFVISSADELQSSEVKEYA; encoded by the coding sequence ATGTATCGTAAGATTATTTCTTATATAGTAGTACTGCTCTTGTTACTTTTACCTGGATTTTATCTGAAAAATCCCTTTGGATATTTGCCGTGTATTTTTTTCTTAATGGCAAGTGTATTTTCTTTATTGTATGTCTTAGCCCTACGAAAAGCTATTGTATTTTTGCAGCCGGTAAATAATATGAGCTGCGAGAGAAATATGAAAAAACAATTTTCTGTTGTTATACAAAATAAGTGGTTTTTGGCATGTTCTAGAATTACTTTCCGTTTTTATAGAAATAATTTATTTGGACAAGTTTCACAAGTAAACGATATAAATACGACTCTAAGTCCAAAAGAAAAAAAAACATTTAATTTTGACATAAAATTTAATCATCTTGGAACTTATGAGGCAGGAATTTCTTCTGTACGTATTTATGATTTATTAGGAATTTTCTATTTGACTTATAAAGATTTTAACAAAAGTTATATTACTGTAAAACCCCATTGTTTTGATGTGGATAATTTGGATTTCTATGATGTAGCAGGAAAACAAATTAGTTTGTCAGTGTCAAAGTCTAAGATGGAATCAGATGATTATAGTGGTGTTAGGCAATATATGCTAGGTGATCCTATAAAGAACATTCATTGGAAAATTTCTGCACATACTCGGGAGTATATGGTTCGAACATTTGAAAGTTACGCAAGTAAAGGTGTTAGCGTTTATATGGATTTTGAAGCAAAAGCTTATTCAAATGAAATTTTACTATCTATTTATGACTGCATTGTAGAAACGGCTTACTCAGTAGCCAATTATGTGCTTGGTCAAAAAGAGTGTGTTGAATTAATTTACAATAAAGATGGAAGTGCACAAACATTATTGCCAAGAAATCGGTTAGATATGGATGATATGATTCTAAATTTTTCAGGGATTTCTCCAGTACATGATAATCAATTGGTGGAAATGTTTGAAGATAATGCAACACGGCAATATGGGCTGGATGTAATTATAGTTTGTACACCAAATTTGAATGGAACATTAGTTGAATATTTAATAGAGGCTAGAATGCTTAGGAAAAAGGTATATCTATTTTATATTAGTCCTAAATCAAAAAAAGAAAATTTTAGTGATGATGAAAAATCAATGCTTAATGATTTAACAAGTTCTGAAGTCAATTATTTTGTAATCTCTTCTGCAGATGAATTACAGAGTAGTGAGGTGAAAGAATATGCATAA
- a CDS encoding MoxR family ATPase → MENANKLFTENNPESCRNTINRVIDNVSKVIIGKRQAIEIIVLALVSGGHVLIEDIPGVGKTSMISALSRSVSCKFKRIQFTPDVMPSDVTGFSIYNQKTGKFEFRPGAAMSNFVLADEINRASPKTQSSLLEVMEEKQITVDGHTYVLDEPFMVFATENPVEYLGTYPLPEAQIDRFLVRTSLGYPSLEEEMRVVSQGSKAKKTLKSVASGEDILKVRDEAEKVHVDDLVLHYIIELSEATRNHPEILIGSSPRGSIALYKMSKAYAFYMGRDFVLPDDVKRMAPYVLPHRLVLNHAAKTKKRTDSQIFQEIMEKVAVPIIKNDEK, encoded by the coding sequence ATGGAAAATGCAAATAAACTTTTTACAGAAAATAATCCTGAGAGTTGTAGGAATACTATCAATAGGGTAATTGATAACGTTTCTAAAGTAATTATTGGGAAAAGGCAGGCTATTGAAATTATTGTATTAGCATTGGTAAGTGGGGGACATGTTCTTATTGAAGATATTCCGGGTGTTGGAAAAACAAGTATGATTTCAGCATTATCACGTTCGGTGTCATGTAAATTTAAAAGAATTCAATTTACTCCTGATGTTATGCCATCTGATGTTACAGGCTTTTCTATATATAATCAGAAAACTGGCAAATTTGAATTTCGGCCTGGTGCAGCAATGAGTAATTTTGTACTTGCAGATGAAATTAATCGTGCTTCACCAAAAACACAATCAAGTCTTTTGGAAGTTATGGAAGAAAAACAGATTACAGTAGATGGACATACTTATGTATTGGATGAGCCATTTATGGTATTTGCCACTGAAAATCCTGTTGAATATTTAGGAACATATCCTCTTCCTGAGGCACAGATTGATCGTTTTTTAGTACGAACTTCATTGGGATATCCAAGTCTTGAGGAAGAAATGCGTGTAGTATCACAGGGATCCAAAGCTAAAAAAACTCTTAAATCAGTGGCTTCGGGTGAAGATATTTTGAAAGTCCGTGATGAGGCAGAGAAGGTTCATGTAGATGATTTGGTGCTGCATTATATCATTGAACTTTCAGAAGCAACACGAAATCACCCTGAAATTTTAATTGGAAGTAGTCCTCGTGGGTCTATTGCTTTGTATAAAATGAGTAAGGCTTATGCATTTTATATGGGACGTGATTTTGTACTGCCAGATGATGTAAAAAGAATGGCACCTTATGTATTACCTCATCGTCTAGTTCTGAACCATGCGGCTAAAACTAAAAAGAGAACAGATTCTCAAATTTTTCAGGAAATTATGGAAAAGGTAGCTGTACCTATTATAAAAAATGATGAAAAATAG
- a CDS encoding cell wall-binding repeat-containing protein, producing the protein MKKIVSKVITPLFVLGIAVSGLGGSVGAEAVSTTPANTDTNSTSAVTEYRISGNDRIETSLKISENGWKDGADTVVIAQGYGYADALCAAPLAKKNNAPIILSSKDSISGSTIVELKRLKAKKAFVIGGTGSLSDNITAQLKSIGIKDTERLGGADRYETSVKIAQKLGSVSSVVVTSGSGYADSLSIAPIAASQGMPILLTRSDGMPDVVENYIKGQSVSKTYVVGGTAVIKDDVKNSLPNAERLGGATRFDTNLAILQSFKSDLNFDNVYVAEGDGPNGNEFADALSGAALAAQKSAPLVLIYKNMTSDSANFIASNMSKKTVVTALGGTMVVPDTVVSGVVKEYNDKNSNSKPNPNPNPNPVHQGGSSGGSSGGSSGGNTIQEDKLVSIDGKSNGGLNLTITEKADKSITIQANSKNSTDYITITLYDEEGNLKYIEQTTGPMNLSTILDSGKYKGVIKASSTDKISISDFQVK; encoded by the coding sequence ATGAAAAAAATTGTTAGTAAAGTTATTACACCTTTATTTGTATTAGGTATTGCAGTATCAGGATTAGGGGGAAGTGTAGGTGCAGAGGCAGTTTCAACCACTCCTGCTAATACAGATACTAATTCAACTTCAGCTGTAACTGAATATAGAATTTCTGGAAACGACAGAATAGAAACTTCACTTAAGATAAGTGAAAATGGATGGAAGGATGGAGCAGATACGGTAGTTATAGCACAGGGATATGGTTATGCAGATGCCCTTTGTGCTGCACCACTTGCTAAAAAAAATAATGCACCTATAATTCTTTCTAGTAAGGATTCAATAAGTGGCAGTACTATAGTTGAGCTTAAAAGGCTTAAAGCTAAAAAGGCATTTGTAATAGGAGGAACAGGTTCTTTATCAGATAATATCACAGCTCAACTTAAAAGTATTGGAATAAAGGATACTGAAAGACTTGGTGGGGCAGACAGATATGAAACTTCTGTAAAAATAGCACAGAAACTTGGAAGTGTAAGTAGTGTTGTAGTTACTTCTGGAAGCGGTTATGCAGATAGTCTTTCCATAGCACCTATAGCTGCAAGCCAAGGTATGCCAATACTTTTAACTAGAAGTGACGGTATGCCAGATGTAGTTGAAAACTATATAAAGGGACAAAGTGTAAGCAAAACTTACGTAGTAGGTGGTACTGCTGTTATTAAAGATGATGTGAAGAATTCACTACCAAATGCTGAGAGGCTTGGAGGTGCCACAAGGTTTGATACAAATCTTGCTATACTTCAGAGTTTTAAATCTGATCTTAATTTTGACAATGTATATGTTGCAGAAGGAGATGGCCCCAATGGAAATGAGTTTGCAGATGCCCTTTCAGGTGCAGCTCTTGCAGCACAGAAATCAGCTCCATTGGTGTTGATTTATAAAAATATGACCTCAGATAGTGCAAATTTTATAGCGTCTAATATGTCTAAAAAAACAGTCGTTACAGCGTTAGGAGGTACTATGGTAGTCCCTGATACAGTTGTCAGCGGTGTTGTTAAGGAATATAATGATAAAAATTCCAATTCAAAACCAAATCCTAATCCTAATCCTAATCCGGTACATCAAGGAGGATCCAGTGGAGGATCTAGTGGAGGATCCAGTGGAGGTAATACTATACAAGAGGATAAACTTGTAAGCATTGATGGAAAAAGCAATGGAGGACTTAATTTGACTATTACTGAAAAAGCAGATAAGTCTATAACAATACAAGCTAATAGTAAAAATAGTACTGATTATATTACCATTACTTTATATGATGAAGAGGGTAATCTTAAATATATAGAGCAGACTACAGGTCCTATGAATTTAAGTACTATACTTGACTCAGGAAAATATAAAGGAGTTATAAAGGCTTCAAGTACAGATAAGATAAGCATATCAGACTTCCAAGTTAAGTAG